tgtagctTGTCGCCCTGGTCTCGCCAGGCAGTGGGAGGAGGCGGAGATGATGGTGCTGCTCCAGGTGATGTACACGGACCTGGACTTCCTGACGGCGTTCCACATCGAGCTGGACGTCCTGCAGAACTTCCTGTTTGAGGTCTACTGCCACTACAACAACATCCCCTTCCACAACTTCCAGCACTGCTTCTGCGTCACTCAGATGGTGAGCTGAAAGCCACACGCTAGCCATTTTATAATGTTAGTTCGTGAGGTGGAATTCACGAGTTTGAGTGAGTGTGAGGGGACTAGAGTTACATTTTGGAATCACATCTTACAGTCAAGAACCCGCCAACACATGAAAACATCTAAAAGAAAACTTAAAAACTGTggaccagaggtggggactcgagtcacatgacttggactcgagtcagacttgagtcacaattttaataacttgagacttgacttgatgcatgaagagaagacttgagacttgacttgacttgacttgggttctggtgacttgggacttgactctgacttgtactttgatgacttgaaaaggtttctaaagtcttgacttgagatcttgtgtttgtgtaaatgacttagattgaaagtgatgagatttgttccagcagacgactgaatttaaattctgttttctgaatttgtatggaatgattgaatttattgaagttgaaactgattatagaaatcaaactcatgatgctcttaccaagtttttatcctattaaaaccatattgcattgaaaagtaccagatatttagttttctttaagatattaaattgatactggactcttgatttgttctgacttgacttgctgttctacatttagacttgagacttgactttaatgacatggacttgacttgggacttgacttggtaatctacattcagacttgggacttgagcaaagttgacttggtcacacctctgctctgGACAGAATCAGAATGattttattcaccaagtacaataaatgtagaGGAATATGTCTCGGTGACACAGGGATAACTTCAAAAACCTCTCGACTTCTAAAAGTCCTGAATCTTCCATTTATTGctgattatttaacatgaaatatgatACGGCTCCATATGAGGTGGCAGCCTGTTGCGtcaatcatgttttttgtttgagaCATTTTTTGGGCGCCATAAGGCAAAGGGTCCGTCCAAATCATTCCCACTTTTCACTCCATCACATGCATTTTAATGAGTTAAGGGAACTAACAGCTTAGCTTAAATTCCTTGATAGAAACATTAGAAGCAAGAGATAAAAgccagggagaagaagaagaagaagtggtaGAAAGGTTTTTTGtcaaataacaacaaaattgaAGGCGGGAGAAAGACCAAAAGCCCTATGAACTCCACTTCAGTGCCATTAGTGATGTCTGTATATGGGTCTCCTTTGGCAGATGTACGGACTGATTTGGCTGACGGACCTCAGGAATAAAATAGACAGAGTGGATCTGTTCATCATGTTGACCTCCGCTCTCTGCCACGACCTGGACCACCCCGGCTACAACAACGTCTACCAGGTCGGCTCTAATCCTCTGTCACAAGCTGCTCTACACCGGTAACATGAAACAAGGCTGAAGTGCTACTGCTTTAAAATCATTTCATTAAGGCAGAACGTCTCTGTTGGTGCCGTTTGCCACTACTTAAGATCTATGGCTGCATGTACCCAGGAACCAAAAAGTCTGATTTTAAAGTCTGATCTTCTCATGAACAACAAGGAGAAACCACATGGAGTTTTGCATGTTTAGAAGAGAAGATCCCATCTgtgacacaaacagaaacaaatccAGTCTGTTGTACCTGAGTAAATGCAGCTCGGTATGTAAAAGATTGTGAAACTGAACTGGCAGAGTTTAGTCATCTTTAGTATTTTTTATCtatatatatgtttgtttttttttttttcaagacaaaactgaaaatccatttttaaaaacaaaccttgaaaaatgtgaaaataattctgcacactgcaaataaaaggctagGACAAAAAAAGTTTCTTTAGTTCAGAAAAACGAATTTATTGCAAGtgaaaaaataactaaatgtACAAAGGAACGTTTCAGCTACATGCTTCCATCAGTGCTCTGAAAACAAACCTTTAAATGATCATTTCTCTTTGCTCTCAGTAATGTTAAAAGGCTCTacttgtagcatttttaaaaaaaatagatcattgtcaaattaaattGTGATACCATGGTATAAAATAAGGTAATATAGGCCtaatgtaatgatttattgatgttagtAATTCTACACGCAGCATCTTTAATTGTGAGCTGCGAGTTGAATTTGGTTTCTGAATTGctagtttttttctttcccctgaCAGATCAATGCTCAGACTGACTTGGCCCTTCGCTACAATGACATTTCACCGCTGGAGAACCACCACTGTGCCATCGCCTTCGGTATCCTCTCCAAGGTATCCAGACAGCCTCAGTCTGTCTGCTAGCTGCCACTGTAATAGGGCATaaacatacaatatatatatatacttccATTACATGTTAAAGAAGCAAGGTCCATCACCTTTTCAAACATCCTtttaatgttgatgtttttatttgttttattttaactattttatttgcttgctgtatgttttgtccTATGTATTCTTTTAATTGTAAAGTGTATTGGGACCATGCTTCATGGTGATTCTGCACTTAaataaaattgattgattgattgattgatatgcTTCTTCTCCCATTGACACCCATGTATTTCTGAAATTATATAAAGTGTTTTAACAGATCTCAAGGGTCATGAGACTTACTCAACTCATAGAAAAGCATGTAAGTATTcaagtaataaaacaaaaatatctaCATTTTTAAGGCCTAAATTGCTTTCCTCTTACAGCCAGAGTGCAACATATTAAAGAACCTGACCAGCGAGCAGTACAAGCAGATACGAGGAGGCGTGATCAAGTAAGACCGGAGCACTCAGTGTGATCTTCATGAACTCAGTCAGTTCCTTCATGGTGACGCTGGGCGGCTCCTTCATCCTCTGATCCGTCTTCAGGTGCATCCTGGCGACTGACATGGCGAGGCACAACGAAATCCTCAACAAGTTCAAAGTCACGCTGCCGGTGTTCGACTTCAAGAACAAGGAGCACAAGGAAGTGGTAGTTACACACGGAAACCTTTTGtaaattgttttctttgtaaGGGTATTTTCAATCACATTTAATCACTAGTCAGtcgcagattggagttttagttagaTAAACATTTTCCAGAGGCACAAATATCTCACTGGTTGTATTAaatctcagtgggcggagccaaatagACAATTTTTCAGAGCCAAGTTAGCTAAATGGTAAACTTGAATGACAAAGAAGGAACTTTggtaaaatacaaatatataaaaatacaaatgccAATGAATGCCATTCATTCATAACCatgacattcatgatgttgagggtcagcagttagctaactatcttacctagatagctataggctagtatggctagtttgaacttgtaaggtcagctagctaactagctaacctagataacttagtatgatagattgtattttttcagttagcagcagagcgctaggcttcataatattagcttcctcttctcttacctcttgtctttttcactgagcttcagtctgaagttacttagccagaaaaaatgtggctctttggctccgcccactgaggtttaactcaaccaatgagcttgcacctgtgtggtaaatagagctcaacagtgaccgcccacttttgaacggctccggttccagaaagtgaatttcccattcgtTCCTCatgatgaatcgtgaccataaaacatttgattcggagcaaaaaaaataataatttggaaaacggaaaaaaaacaaaaaaaaaaaccctttgcctttttttctgttttccatttattttttgctccgaatcaaatgttttatggtcacaattcatctcgtagttggttggcttgcttccaggcttaaaactctttatataaggattttctgaaacatcaatggaggaatgaaggggaaattcacttcctggaaccggagccgttcaaaagtgggcggtcactgttgagctctattgacatttcagaaaattcttatataaagagtttcccatttttttttgctggaacACATTATTTGTTATCTCTCACCAAATTCCTATACAGTTACTGTGCTTGTCATATGAAGTGCttctgcttctgtgtgtttacagctgATGAAGATCATGGTGAAGGTGAGTGACATCTCCAACGAGGCGCGGCCCATGGCTGTGGCCGAGCCCTGGCTGGACTGCCTGCTGCAGGAGTTCTTCCGTCAGGTGACCCGCGACTTTCCTCTCAATTCatttttgagttgttttttttacaaaatggaaatatgtATTATAATATACTTTGGAAATCCTTCATATGAAGACTTttactccaaaatgagatgtccaGAATTTCTACTCCTACTCTGCCAAAATGATCAGTAGCACAACGTTAAAAAATGATAGTACTTTTTATAGTGTAGTACATAACTTAAGACCTTAGACtgacaaaatgacacttttacagactagattgtgtgtattttagagatTTTGGATTATAAACTTCACGTAATCACTGTTTTCCAGAATGGTTATATaacgttttggaatgaaacccttgaTAGGGAATGTGGAGAGCATcttcctcttttgttttttgcctgCAGAGTGACACAGAGAAACTCAAAGGTCTTCCGGTGACGCCCTTCATGGACAGAGACAAGGTGTCCAAGCCGTCTTCCCAGACCAACTTCATCCGCTTCGTGCTCCTGCCGCTCTTCACCGAGCTCACCAAGCTGTTCCCCTGCCTGGAGGTACAACAGTAGTTTCCCGTTGCACCAGTACTATGCCGAGCCTGAACTGGGCCTATGGGTATGGTACAATATGGTACATCTGGGTAATATTAAGGTTATGATTATAGCATAAGCTAGATCATGGCATGCAAATATCACAACTTGAGAAATGAACGTTGCGGTCTACAATTGCAGAAATGTGGTCATATGGGCACTGGAACACAAAAACACTATTTTCCCCAACTTTGATTGAAAGAAACTTTAATCGTTCCATGGGGAAATTATAGAAACCCTtgtattaaaagaaaaatccaccctaaaacaccttttcatactactagtgatgtaccttgcatttctgggcccattttgtggTTTGCTGGTGTATTCCCGCAAAAAACTGGACaaagtttgatatcagaaaatgtttcagcgatctaaaataTCAGCGGTAAAGGTCTGGTtctcgaaaggcattctgggaaacgtaggaaatcactaactgaagtagaagtagatgaggcaggttgagggaaagtgggttcaccaaaaaagtaaattacaacacttggAATGCAGTGGACATCACACTGACTTTTCCTTTAATAGCCTTGTTTGATGTGAACTAGGAGATCGGGGAAACTTGTGAATGAATGCTACTTATTTAAATGAATGGTTCTCCTGTAATGTTGTTGTGCAGCAACATATTCTGGAGCCGGTGCGAAAGGCCCTGGAGTATTACTCTGACCTGGAGAGAGCCGGCCAGGAAGACGCAGGAGCAACCAAaccatgaggaggaggaggaggaggaggaggaggaggaggaggaggaagaggaagaggaagaggaggaggaggaggaggaggaggaggaggaggaggaggaggaggaggaagaagaagaagaagaggaggagtccGATCGAAAGCATTTCCTCAGCAAAGATACTCACTCCAAGGATTATTTTAAATTCC
The window above is part of the Centroberyx gerrardi isolate f3 chromosome 21, fCenGer3.hap1.cur.20231027, whole genome shotgun sequence genome. Proteins encoded here:
- the LOC139918859 gene encoding high affinity cGMP-specific 3',5'-cyclic phosphodiesterase 9A-like, which produces MTTKIIYFMVNGRLEQAEFQADCSVADAKDLFRAAAEAGPHDILKLYSRNGNMVNISPRLEANDVDSYYQLEVVASDLHNAGVAVPTGLASVENRLHHLESKVLEDAGKPPDIVSEMKSQVEAFKKKLQNVERLSWLGLFRDKSDQQARLSPKTKRTQQTVQEEQEQVRRRFLHMSSLQVTEEVREHLKTPVFDNWQWEEAEMMVLLQVMYTDLDFLTAFHIELDVLQNFLFEVYCHYNNIPFHNFQHCFCVTQMMYGLIWLTDLRNKIDRVDLFIMLTSALCHDLDHPGYNNVYQINAQTDLALRYNDISPLENHHCAIAFGILSKPECNILKNLTSEQYKQIRGGVIKCILATDMARHNEILNKFKVTLPVFDFKNKEHKEVLMKIMVKVSDISNEARPMAVAEPWLDCLLQEFFRQSDTEKLKGLPVTPFMDRDKVSKPSSQTNFIRFVLLPLFTELTKLFPCLEQHILEPVRKALEYYSDLERAGQEDAGATKP